The Fundidesulfovibrio magnetotacticus genome includes the window ATTCGGTGCTTGCGGACCTGATCGAGAACGGCCTGCCCTTCAACAGGATGCTGGGCATCCGCGTGGCCGAGGTGGCCGAGGGGCGGGTGCACCTGTTCATCCCCTTCCGCGACGATTTGATCGGCGACCCGCGCCGTCCTGCCCTGCACGGCGGGGTGATCTCCACCCTGGCCGACGTGTGCGGGGGCTTCGCGGTGTGGACGCGCTGCGCCCTGAGCGACCGCCTGGCCACCATCGACCTGCGCGT containing:
- a CDS encoding PaaI family thioesterase; the protein is MDYSVLADLIENGLPFNRMLGIRVAEVAEGRVHLFIPFRDDLIGDPRRPALHGGVISTLADVCGGFAVWTRCALSDRLATIDLRVDYLRPAGPEDLHAEAVVKLLGNRVGNATVTLWSGARKDEPVAEGRGVYNIRRGK